In Mercenaria mercenaria strain notata chromosome 13, MADL_Memer_1, whole genome shotgun sequence, a single window of DNA contains:
- the LOC123530288 gene encoding uncharacterized protein LOC123530288 yields the protein MAGFSWSMSSQTKKFVPPSRDWQVKTARNLDIRVQYYMRYGTSKYFNHLSAPKLTASVRPDGNCFFRALSVLITGVEENHMTIRQAITQHVEQHSDIYRTFLQSRGGMANYVRSMRRPREWATDTEIFAAATFLKTIIEVCTQNRTKEGWEYHWQTFAPLNDQNPSLPRVYISHKDEHFEPILDIETNR from the coding sequence ATGGCGGGCTTCAGCTGGAGTATGAGCTCGCAGACGAAAAAATTTGTGCCTCCGTCACGTGACTGGCAAGTTAAAACAGCTAGAAATCTGGACATCAGGGTTCAGTATTATATGCGTTACGGCACGTCTAAATACTTCAACCATCTTTCAGCGCCAAAACTTACAGCGTCTGTACGACCAGACGGCAACTGCTTCTTTCGTGCCCTCAGCGTTCTTATAACTGGTGTCGAGGAGAACCACATGACTATTCGACAGGCAATCACTCAACACGTGGAACAGCATTCGGATATCTACAGAACATTCCTTCAAAGCCGTGGCGGAATGGCGAACTATGTTAGGAGTATGCGCAGACCACGCGAATGGGCAACGGACACTGAAATCTTCGCCGCTgcaacatttttgaaaacaataattgaAGTATGTACCCAAAATAGAACCAAAGAAGGCTGGGAATACCACTGGCAGACTTTTGCACCACTAAATGATCAGAATCCATCCTTGCCAAGAGTTTACATATCGCACAAAGACGAACATTTCGAACCAATTTTAGATATTGAAACAAATAGATAA